A genomic region of Azoarcus sp. KH32C contains the following coding sequences:
- a CDS encoding CoA-binding domain protein has protein sequence MYQQGVGEFKYFVGISSLAQIATRHDRVCVLNILGGESSEVTPVGHAWSGGNVVFGTSPGRRGQVLETPMGNIPVYNSVREGLDDGHRFNCGVVYLPPSAARDGVAELIRVNPELKKIFIITEKIAVHDAREIRAMGQQHGIDIFGANCLGVADSWNQVRIGGALGGDSPSDTLKPGSIAVLSNSGGFTTTIAQYLRMAGWGTTTLVSSGKDVYIHYAAPEFAFALANDARSKAAVLYCEPGGYYERDAEFTKPVVACVVGRWKAKLTRAVGHAGAMAGGHDDAAAKERWFMEKFGVDAIFTPENPVFSPKGAVVTNIAHIPAALTAVMRANATLPDFAPEGTMELKPWFGSNMGLALPEKLGLPVVAAPEPYRAQIAALAKQVGAVFPRESLKDASGASKMDPKTQVSSLHGLSVLEAARLPLEANVGLALLREAGGDNDRKLVNVALAACVNLHGDPTLAAAQAAREAGNAPNSVLAAAVSIVGPKRAERAREIVAAFIERFSAAGLLDARAEDFDLAPIVDDGALARLVVAEQSDPRTDAMLAGLEARGARSVFVRYLRGVGRPVSADAVLAAATTTLAWGPLMRKRVSRLTVETLPWWMKLFGALIGASADAAQHRPESFCGMPMTELLGEASMTDVACRALLDRAPDAADRFAFQTLVGILLTNGPGTISAQGAKGAVSADGPESPRRVQLNKAMVGFLTHTGYAHGGNGFEGVQFLIDAFRDTPLADPADAAHGLDLAALARGCADEYARYKADARSAGSLDLRKIPGVNHPVFKDRPVNIDPREAFIRELMAERGESNVFHDYYRALVQALFDAGVSRTVYCVNIDAVIAALLLKLTWKPWRAGEIGEAALESAAFTVFLYARMLGCAAEVDDHLNRGRNMDTRTPASQCRFVS, from the coding sequence ATGTACCAGCAGGGTGTGGGGGAATTCAAATATTTCGTCGGGATCAGTTCGCTGGCGCAGATCGCCACACGGCACGACCGCGTCTGCGTGCTGAACATCCTCGGCGGCGAGTCGAGCGAGGTGACGCCGGTCGGGCACGCGTGGTCGGGCGGCAACGTCGTGTTCGGCACTTCGCCGGGGCGACGCGGGCAGGTGCTCGAGACGCCGATGGGCAACATCCCGGTCTATAACAGCGTGCGTGAGGGCCTCGACGACGGCCACCGCTTCAATTGCGGCGTCGTCTATCTGCCGCCGTCGGCGGCGCGTGACGGCGTAGCGGAGCTGATCCGCGTGAATCCCGAGCTGAAGAAGATCTTCATCATTACCGAAAAGATTGCCGTGCACGACGCGCGGGAAATCCGCGCGATGGGCCAGCAGCACGGCATCGACATCTTCGGCGCGAACTGCCTCGGCGTCGCGGATTCGTGGAACCAGGTGCGGATCGGCGGGGCGCTCGGCGGGGACAGCCCGTCGGATACGCTGAAGCCCGGCTCGATCGCGGTGCTGTCGAACTCCGGCGGCTTCACGACGACGATCGCGCAATACCTGCGCATGGCGGGCTGGGGCACGACGACGCTGGTGTCGAGCGGCAAGGACGTCTACATCCACTACGCGGCGCCCGAGTTCGCGTTCGCGCTCGCCAACGACGCGCGTAGCAAGGCCGCGGTGCTGTACTGCGAGCCCGGCGGCTACTACGAGCGCGACGCGGAGTTCACTAAGCCCGTCGTTGCCTGTGTGGTCGGCCGCTGGAAGGCCAAGCTCACGCGCGCGGTCGGCCACGCCGGCGCGATGGCCGGCGGCCACGACGACGCGGCGGCGAAGGAGCGCTGGTTCATGGAGAAGTTCGGTGTCGACGCGATCTTCACGCCGGAGAACCCGGTGTTCTCGCCGAAGGGCGCGGTCGTGACGAACATCGCCCACATTCCGGCCGCGCTGACCGCGGTGATGCGCGCGAACGCGACGCTGCCGGACTTTGCGCCGGAAGGCACGATGGAGCTCAAACCCTGGTTCGGTTCGAATATGGGCCTCGCGCTGCCGGAGAAGCTCGGTCTGCCGGTCGTCGCTGCACCGGAGCCCTACCGCGCGCAGATCGCTGCGCTCGCGAAGCAGGTCGGCGCGGTGTTCCCGCGCGAGTCTCTGAAGGATGCGTCGGGCGCGTCGAAGATGGATCCGAAGACGCAGGTGTCGAGCCTGCATGGCCTCTCCGTGCTGGAGGCGGCGCGGCTGCCGCTGGAGGCGAACGTCGGTCTCGCGCTATTGCGCGAAGCGGGCGGCGACAATGACCGCAAGCTCGTGAATGTCGCGCTTGCGGCCTGCGTGAATCTGCATGGCGACCCCACGCTTGCGGCAGCACAGGCGGCGCGCGAGGCCGGCAACGCGCCGAACAGCGTGCTCGCGGCGGCGGTCTCGATCGTCGGGCCGAAGCGCGCCGAACGAGCGCGCGAGATCGTCGCGGCCTTCATCGAACGCTTCAGCGCGGCCGGGCTGCTCGACGCGCGCGCCGAGGACTTCGACCTCGCTCCCATCGTCGATGACGGGGCGCTCGCCCGGCTGGTCGTCGCCGAGCAGTCCGACCCGCGCACCGATGCGATGCTCGCCGGGCTTGAGGCCCGTGGTGCGCGCTCGGTGTTCGTACGCTACCTGCGCGGCGTCGGCCGCCCGGTCAGTGCTGACGCGGTGCTCGCCGCGGCGACGACGACGCTCGCGTGGGGTCCGCTGATGCGCAAGCGTGTGTCGCGGCTCACCGTCGAGACGCTGCCGTGGTGGATGAAGCTCTTCGGTGCGCTGATCGGCGCTTCGGCCGACGCGGCGCAGCATCGGCCCGAAAGCTTCTGCGGCATGCCAATGACGGAACTGCTCGGCGAGGCGTCGATGACCGACGTCGCATGTCGCGCCTTGCTCGACCGCGCGCCGGACGCGGCGGATCGCTTCGCGTTCCAGACGCTCGTCGGCATCCTGCTGACCAACGGCCCCGGCACGATCTCGGCGCAGGGGGCGAAGGGTGCGGTGTCGGCCGACGGTCCCGAGTCGCCCCGGCGCGTGCAGCTCAACAAGGCGATGGTCGGCTTTCTGACGCATACCGGCTACGCGCATGGCGGGAACGGCTTCGAAGGCGTGCAGTTCCTGATCGACGCCTTCCGCGACACGCCGCTCGCCGACCCGGCGGATGCGGCGCACGGCCTCGACCTCGCCGCCCTCGCACGGGGCTGCGCCGACGAGTACGCCCGCTACAAGGCCGATGCGAGGTCCGCCGGCAGCCTCGATCTGCGCAAGATCCCGGGTGTGAATCATCCGGTGTTCAAGGATCGCCCGGTCAATATCGATCCGCGGGAGGCCTTCATCCGCGAGCTGATGGCCGAGCGGGGCGAATCCAACGTGTTCCACGACTACTACCGCGCGCTGGTGCAGGCGCTGTTCGATGCCGGCGTGTCGCGTACGGTGTATTGCGTGAATATCGATGCGGTGATCGCGGCGCTGCTGCTGAAGCTCACGTGGAAACCGTGGCGTGCCGGTGAGATCGGTGAGGCGGCGCTCGAATCGGCCGCCTTCACGGTGTTCCTGTACGCCCGCATGCTGGGTTGCGCTGCCGAGGTCGACGACCACCTCAATCGCGGCCGCAACATGGACACGCGCACGCCGGCGTCGCAGTGCCGCTTCGTGAGTTGA
- a CDS encoding PA0069 family radical SAM protein produces MDKEKPGRGLRGRGAATNTSSRFLEWTREAQLDDDTPPASRVPTMLFDDRAKTVISWNRSPDIPFDRSVNPAKGCEHGCIYCYARPIHAYLGLSPGLDFETKIFVKRDAAAVLRAELSRPGYRAGVLALGAATDPYQPFERELGITRQILEVLAEFGHPVSVTTKGALVERDIDILAPMAAQGLAQVNVSLPTLDPELARRLEPRATAPHRRVETLRRLAEAGIPTAVLVAPVIPALTDHEIEHILETAAAAGVSQAAYVLLRLPLEVRELFVDWLEQHYPDRARHVMSLVQQARGGRDNDPGFGSRMRGSGTYADLIRQRFHLACRRNRLNERTLDLRTDLFRRPDPPSPQLALF; encoded by the coding sequence GTGGATAAGGAAAAACCGGGACGGGGACTCCGCGGGCGCGGCGCCGCGACGAACACCAGCTCGCGCTTTCTCGAATGGACCCGCGAAGCGCAGCTCGACGACGACACACCGCCCGCCAGCCGGGTGCCGACGATGCTCTTCGACGACCGCGCGAAGACCGTCATCAGCTGGAACCGCTCGCCCGACATCCCCTTCGACCGCTCCGTGAACCCCGCCAAAGGCTGCGAGCACGGCTGCATCTACTGCTACGCGCGGCCGATTCACGCCTACCTGGGCCTGTCGCCCGGCCTCGATTTCGAGACCAAGATCTTCGTCAAGCGCGACGCCGCGGCCGTGCTGCGCGCGGAGCTCAGCCGGCCGGGCTACCGTGCCGGCGTGCTCGCGCTCGGCGCGGCAACCGACCCCTACCAGCCCTTCGAGCGCGAGCTCGGCATCACGCGCCAGATCCTCGAAGTCCTGGCCGAATTCGGGCACCCGGTGTCGGTGACGACGAAAGGCGCACTCGTCGAACGCGACATCGACATTCTCGCGCCGATGGCCGCGCAAGGGCTCGCGCAGGTCAACGTCTCGCTGCCGACCCTCGACCCCGAACTCGCCCGCCGCCTGGAGCCGCGCGCGACGGCTCCGCACCGCCGCGTCGAGACCCTGCGCCGACTGGCCGAAGCCGGCATCCCGACAGCGGTGCTGGTCGCGCCGGTGATCCCGGCGCTGACCGACCACGAGATCGAGCACATCCTCGAAACCGCCGCCGCGGCCGGCGTTTCCCAGGCAGCCTATGTGCTGCTGCGCCTGCCGCTGGAAGTGCGCGAGCTCTTCGTCGACTGGCTCGAGCAGCATTACCCGGATCGCGCCAGGCACGTGATGAGCCTCGTGCAGCAGGCGCGCGGCGGCCGCGACAACGACCCCGGCTTCGGCAGCCGCATGCGCGGCTCCGGCACCTACGCCGACCTGATCCGCCAGCGCTTCCACCTCGCCTGCCGCCGCAACAGGCTCAACGAGCGCACGCTGGACCTGCGGACCGACCTCTTCCGGCGGCCGGACCCGCCTTCGCCCCAGCTCGCGCTGTTCTGA
- a CDS encoding ABC transporter substrate-binding protein, producing the protein MSWIRWVLGAAIAATMALAIQAFAQVTPDRLGTALREGGTVIVYGATDRDVVQPVIAAFEAQYRGLHVDYHDMNSSELYQRFVAESERGPSADVLWSSAMDLQVKLVNDGYAQPWHSPETASLPAWATWKDEAFGTTYEPAAFVYNKRALSPEEVPDTHAALIRLLTEQPARFRGRLATYDPERSGLGLLLHSQDAQANPTAFWQLVRAMGGEGVERHASTAKMLDRIASGEVLIGYNLLGSYAQSRAQHDPAIGVVWPRDYTLVLSRVAFIARKAQHPAAARLWLDFLLSAHGQEILAQGAGLFSVREDAPGKAASSLRQQLGTAFRPIALGTSLLAYLDQIKRRDFLREWDDAMRPR; encoded by the coding sequence ATGAGCTGGATCCGATGGGTGCTGGGCGCTGCGATCGCCGCGACGATGGCGCTCGCGATACAGGCCTTCGCGCAGGTCACGCCCGACCGGCTCGGGACGGCGCTGCGCGAAGGCGGTACGGTGATCGTCTATGGTGCGACCGACCGCGACGTCGTGCAGCCGGTCATCGCCGCCTTCGAGGCCCAGTACCGCGGCCTGCACGTCGACTACCACGACATGAACTCGAGCGAGCTCTACCAGCGCTTCGTCGCCGAGAGCGAGCGCGGCCCGAGCGCCGACGTGCTGTGGAGTTCGGCGATGGACCTGCAGGTGAAGCTCGTCAACGACGGCTACGCCCAGCCCTGGCATTCGCCGGAAACGGCCTCCCTGCCCGCCTGGGCCACATGGAAGGACGAAGCCTTCGGCACGACCTACGAGCCGGCGGCCTTCGTCTACAACAAGCGCGCGCTCTCGCCCGAAGAAGTCCCCGACACGCACGCGGCGCTGATCCGCCTGCTCACCGAGCAGCCGGCGCGCTTCCGCGGCCGGCTCGCGACCTACGACCCCGAGCGCTCGGGCCTGGGCCTGCTGCTGCACAGCCAGGACGCGCAGGCGAACCCGACCGCCTTCTGGCAGCTCGTGCGCGCGATGGGCGGCGAAGGCGTCGAGCGCCATGCCAGCACCGCCAAAATGCTCGACCGCATCGCCTCGGGCGAGGTGCTGATCGGCTACAACCTGCTCGGCTCCTATGCCCAGTCGCGCGCCCAGCACGATCCGGCGATCGGTGTCGTGTGGCCGCGCGACTACACCCTAGTGCTGAGCCGCGTCGCCTTCATCGCGCGCAAGGCGCAGCATCCGGCCGCCGCGCGCCTGTGGCTGGACTTCCTGCTCTCGGCCCACGGCCAGGAGATCCTCGCCCAAGGCGCGGGCCTCTTCTCGGTGCGCGAGGACGCCCCCGGCAAGGCCGCCTCCAGCCTGCGTCAGCAACTGGGCACCGCCTTCCGGCCGATCGCGCTCGGCACCTCGCTGCTCGCCTACCTCGACCAGATCAAGCGTCGCGATTTCCTGCGCGAATGGGACGACGCGATGCGTCCGCGCTGA
- a CDS encoding response regulator produces the protein MRLLLVEDHAELAEWVAKALRHAGYALDVLDRGDHADHALKSQSYDLVILDLSLPGLDGLEVLRRLRSRQQGAPTPVLVLTARGTTEERVKGLNLGADDYLPKPFELAELEARIKALLRRSGNLVPMVRIGRLEFDTTSRLVAVDGKPLALTPRELAVLEALLSRVGRPVAREALFEKVFDFDAEARVEAIEIYVSRLRKKLEGSGVVINTLRGLGYVLAEAAA, from the coding sequence ATGCGCCTGCTGCTAGTCGAGGACCACGCCGAACTCGCCGAATGGGTCGCCAAGGCCCTGCGCCATGCCGGCTATGCGCTCGACGTGTTGGACCGCGGCGATCATGCCGATCACGCGCTGAAGAGCCAGAGCTACGACCTCGTGATCCTCGACCTGTCGCTGCCCGGGCTCGACGGCCTCGAAGTGCTGCGTCGGCTCCGCAGTCGCCAGCAAGGGGCTCCGACCCCGGTGCTGGTGCTCACCGCGCGCGGTACGACCGAGGAGCGCGTCAAGGGCCTCAATCTCGGCGCCGACGATTATCTGCCGAAACCCTTCGAGCTGGCCGAACTCGAAGCGCGCATCAAGGCCCTGCTGCGCCGCAGCGGCAATCTCGTGCCGATGGTGCGCATCGGCCGGCTGGAGTTCGACACGACGAGCCGGCTCGTCGCCGTCGACGGCAAGCCGCTCGCGCTGACGCCGCGCGAGCTCGCCGTGCTCGAAGCCCTGCTGTCGCGCGTCGGCCGTCCCGTCGCGCGCGAGGCGTTGTTCGAGAAGGTGTTCGACTTCGATGCCGAGGCGCGCGTCGAGGCGATCGAGATCTACGTCTCGCGCCTGCGCAAGAAGCTCGAAGGCTCGGGGGTGGTGATCAACACGCTGCGCGGCCTGGGCTACGTGCTGGCCGAAGCGGCCGCTTGA